A window from Drosophila yakuba strain Tai18E2 chromosome 3L, Prin_Dyak_Tai18E2_2.1, whole genome shotgun sequence encodes these proteins:
- the LOC6533215 gene encoding serine protease nudel, with amino-acid sequence MNYNMDEMEATRLLRHPRRWWSIGFGKRMVAISVLVIIVLLFSLIYHGLVVEKIDQVQQIAALNARHQVLFNQPFEEDQSALIVSPQTLHFKLLDEDMNKDMEDSKNRRRKHLKQMLVKFRLNKKHRMRRDLHGLDLLDPVRMEANLQHLYSKLRTKRAREALSQLEHEFVRCKKHTPQDCMSAFLRMYKMAKEVTEKMEKMKAIMREQQPKLESSMESNEEKGTFTPADLIQVTTAETTTPAVNVAEKPARTKIKPSRISWIIDGHDHDESPVYTDGAPKKETTKAPGTTTALVENTTTKVEATESLTVESTTEKISWILDHFEKPQEILRTTEGPGQRIIRNVTTTSMKSELETETTNSDHVRTTESGLVLNITTDGPLETRNTTAQRKLSFDWILDGEENVEPEVKTTNPTTTTATSGTLETTIVTTELPKITFDWIIDGREVVEPQDTTTEAAGTTAGQRKMPFDWIIDGEEVVEPHDNATTTTIATTVAISTTELNERLHNTTAYPTKPKPVKFDWIIDGGEASGEVSSSSTSQPKLTTRQAISNSDSPRSPHPLDNPTSIENMLESFEQHEAEKPILRVLNGNESSSSSSQNVTDGYERQLWLKKFEDQASPNQNELIDTFGTALDAKVLDKMGPKINPLNGHTWNAADAQILSLCERVALRMRNKVASISDGETKEKGETFTASPSVQFTSRAPGGFPVSGETMKASAQFMFNPNFGMPSIPVCFYMTPANFRMPMWSNTPTFMGMQGAHFGGSSNPGAGIFFVPQQFGPSGNFFGGSGGSGAGGQGANIFSKNASPQKPSNGQQQQVYCSYMQNQAGQGAAQSQTSSQQQQGGQTAFSNANFKMRHANQSSAANQQGQIIYASYAGLPQQPIQERSRCPEPDQLSCFGQQECIAASKWCDNVVDCSDGSDESACTCADRVDEDRLCDGYEDCPMGEDELGCFGCEPLAYSCYDNPEDFAKRNRSTISMCYNRLERCDGFMNCLNGRDEKQCSMLVTDVADHMSHGASASEGYLYHNYRGDWHPVCNNGEKWAASACEMDVNSRMGHSAFLNVSFQSLTLPGPFIEPSLQAGVHFAQACHGRNSHDSLVDHVAYVKCPPMQCGLPSKTSMLEHSKRAKRTVSDSKEIVGDGRIVGGSYTSALQWPFVVAIYRNGKFHCGGTIYSDRWIISAAHCVINYGKYFYEVRAGLLRRTSYSPATQIQPVSHVVVHQAYERRSMRNDLSLLRLLNPLQFNRWVKPICLPDKGRTTLGDDWIWGPVENTLCTVVGWGAIREKGPSSDPMRQVVVPIRKKCTDPEDQASEDICAGDPDGGRDACQGDSGGPLFCRSVSSPDEFYLAGVVSHGNGCARPQEFGVYTRVTLYLDWLEMATTPQLLPKLQPLQLCPGFICVWGGKRCIAKRQRCDRNVDCLGGEDEVGCTYNFLPDMVGGVRQNFSTTTESDYHPEKSKMREIIPIEDEDLKAEQDDEELWESTTSLEQIETTEGPMDFALTEQVTLTTSDDISVTEETTSTDFTVSDPATSPSTLMPSTGNPSTSLPSTSAPPNFAPTNMETSTLVSTTIESQASTLPTTVAQTSTMPTSTEDLKKLTDLVTEFIESTTFEATMDVVTTTPSLTTTEPPKTATTEGVKDTTTTEDTTTTSSIVTFTTTPLATISTTIPTTVTTLAPTTTTESAKTTTTQSSSAHSQNDHVQIPNKFVCKKMPQIVDIMMRCDRKVDCEDGTDELECTCRDYLKGSLKSLICDGKADCEDLTDEQDCLECQSNEFRCPLSKTCLPLSKRCDNEVDCKFKEDEKDCFALTNGHDVHFDVHQQPKFSSTGIFSRNGHGVWRVVCAHETGYHEHQANTADAVCALLGFKGAHYFNSSEFVSQQEMHPITPELKGGRNRMAARIHSMLGDNIQFTENEVIIPELGPPSAARPEKDRLLPRKCVGIYVECNPYSNKTTPLKTFSAGQAVKEKPIEQVPVLSPTIETHNTPNVHFKPQIPAVVVNKKDEILDRLDKLIKSKKNKTILVNEELHEAIEELHWPWLADVYMNGDLWCIGVLIDKHWVMVHESCLSGIDLETHYVSVLLGGGKTKRSAHRSNHEQIRRVDCFEGVPKSNVLLLHLERPVRFTHHVLPTFLPDSSHQNQSDARQCISVLHDDATGRIKTVAITRIHNATNCDSCYKLQEKQPPAHLMRLLNVSAEDMASISEEVELINGVAPTELPAITKFTSCNQFGLKNVSDSHHNPSDQGVLVCRDSHTGWFPTALFNYNNSDCHSFKQPFGIRTLELVYKSLQDIIDKPSCKMLLPAPECTTHRCLLGTCLPQAAMCNGRYDCHDGSDEDETKCRQQKQQCAPGEMKCRSSFKCVPKSKFCDHISDCEDMTDEPTICSCFTYLQATDPSKICDGKRNCWDKSDESSVLCNCTADHFQCSSSPEDCIPRDFVCDKEKDCPNGEDERYCFGIEHPLHLQKKDFWSNSQHTQPEKAPQYGQVIEQTYGIWHTKCFPKSKPPQVDEVREICKKLGYNPYRQPSYRLIDDEENKAVHTYELADRQGRSFSNESLMGKYRDSTKALIISKFSPLQLNDRLTLFLKSSRPIAELVRWNATDSSMCYRLEIRCA; translated from the exons ATGAATTACAACATGGATG AGATGGAGGCCACCAGGCTGCTGCGGCATCCGCGTCGTTGGTGGAGCATTGGTTTTGGCAAACGGATGGTGGCCATCTCGGTTCTGGTCATCATCGTGCTGCTATTCTCACTGATTTACCATGGCCTTGTGGTGGAGAAAATTG ATCAAGTGCAGCAGATTGCAGCGTTGAATGCCAGGCACCAAGTGCTCTTTAATCAGCCTTTTGAGGAGGATCAGTCTGCCCTGATTGTGAGTCCTCAAACCTTGCACTTCAAACTGCTCGACGAGGATATGAACAAGGATATGGAGGATAGCAAAAACCGGAGAAGAAAGCACTTGAAGCAAATGCTGGTTAAGTTCCGGTTGAACAAGAAGCATCGCATGCGCCGTGACTTGCACGGACTGGATCTGCTGGATCCTGTCCGGATGGAGGCCAACCTGCAGCACCTGTACTCCAAGCTGCGAACCAAAAGGGCGAGAGAAGCTCTGAGCCAACTGGAGCATGAGTTTGTGCGGTGCAAGAAGCATACTCCGCAGGATTGCATGTCCGCCTTCCTGCGCATGTACAAAATGGCAAAGGAGGTTACCGAGAAAATGGAGAAGATGAAGGCCATTATGCGGGAGCAGCAGCCGAAGCTGGAATCAAGTATGGAGTCCAATGAAGAGAAGGGCACTTTCACACCGGCTGATCTGATTCAGGTGACAACTGCAGAAACCACAACGCCTGCGGTGAATGTCGCTGAAAAGCCAGCGAGGACTAAGATAAAACCTTCGAGGATCAGCTGGATCATCGATGGTCACGATCACGATGAGAGTCCAGTTTATACAGATGGTGCCCCCAAGAAAGAAACAACCAAGGCACCTGGGACCACCACTGCATTGGTTGAAAATACAACCACAAAAGTAGAAGCTACCGAAAGCTTGACTGTGGAGAGCACTACAGAGAAGATCAGCTGGATTCTGGATCACTTTGAAAAGCCCCAAGAGATTTTGCGTACTACTGAGGGACCAGGACAGCGAATCATTAGAAATGTAACCACTACCTCTATGAAATCCGAACTCGAAACGGAAACTACTAATAGTGATCACGTGCGCACCACGGAAAGCGGATTGGTGTTGAATATAACTACCGATGGACCACTGGAAACCAGGAACACCACCGCTCAGCGAAAGTTGTCTTTCGATTGGATTCTGGACGGAGAGGAAAATGTGGAGCCGGAAGTCAAAACCACCAACCCTACGACAACCACTGCGACAAGTGGTACACTCGAAACCACCATTGTCACCACAGAGTTGCCGAAAATAACATTCGATTGGATAATTGACGGCAGGGAAGTGGTAGAGCCGCAGGACACCACCACTGAAGCCGCTGGGACCACAGCTGGACAGCGTAAGATGCCATTCGATTGGATAATTGACGGAGAGGAAGTTGTCGAGCCACATGATAAcgccaccaccacaaccatCGCGACAACAGTGGCAATCAGCACAACTGAATTAAACGAGAGACTTCATAATACCACTGCCTATCCCACCAAGCCGAAACCGGTTAAGTTTGACTGGATAATCGATGGAGGAGAGGCCAGCGGTGAAGTAAGCAGTAGCTCCACCAGCCAACCAAAATTGACTACTAGGCAGGCGATCAGCAATTCAGACTCGCCACGATCACCGCACCCGCTGGACAATCCCACCAGCATCGAAAACATGCTGGAGAGCTTTGAGCAACACGAGGCGGAGAAACCCATTCTCAGGGTCCTGAACGGAAATgagtcctcctcctcctcctcacaAAACGTGACGGATGGCTACGAACGCCAGCTGTGGCTGAAGAAGTTTGAGGATCAGGCAAGTCCAAATCAAAACGAGCTGATAGATACTTTTGGAACCGCTTTGGATGCTAAGGTACTGGACAAAATGGGGCCCAAAATCAATCCGCTCAACGGGCACACTTGGAATG CTGCCGACGCCCAGATTCTAAGTCTTTGCGAACGAGTGGCTCTGCGGATGCGCAACAAAGTCGCTTCCATCTCAGACGGCGAGACTAAGGAGAAGGGTGAAACCTTCACGGCCTCACCCAGTGTACAGTTTACGAGTCGAGCTCCTGGCGGATTTCCAGTGTCCGGTGAAACAATGAAGGCCTCAGCACAGTTCATGTTTAACCCCAACTTCGGAATGCCCAGCATACCCGTTTGCTTCTATATGACGCCTGCCAATTTCCGTATGCCCATGTGGTCGAATACGCCCACATTTATGGGCATGCAGGGTGCGCACTTTGGCGGATCATCGAATCCCGGCGCCGGCATATTCTTTGTGCCTCAGCAATTTGGACCGAGCGGAAACTTTTTCGGAGGAAGTGGCGGATCCGGAGCCGGTGGCCAGGGTGCCAATATCTTCTCGAAGAACGCCTCACCACAGAAACCATCCAAcgggcagcaacagcaggtcTACTGCAGCTACATGCAGAATCAAGCGGGTCAGGGAGCAGCACAATCGCAGACATCcagtcagcagcagcagggtgGACAGACGGCTTTCTCCAATGCCAACTTCAAGATGCGTCATGCCAATCAGTCAAGCGCCGCCAATCAACAGGGACAGATCATCTACGCCAGCTATGCAGGATTGCCACAACAACCCATTCAGGAGCGATCCAGGTGCCCAGAGCCCGATCAGTTGTCGTGCTTTGGTCAACAGGAGTGCATTGCCGCCTCCAAGTGGTGTGATAATGTGGTGGATTGTTCCGATGGCAGCGATGAGTCCGCCTGCACCTGTGCAGATCGCGTGGACGAAGATCGGCTGTGCGATGGTTATGAAGATTGCCCGATGGGCGAGGACGAACTGGGATGCTTTGGCTGCGAACCGTTGGCTTACTCCTGCTATGACAATCCAGAGGACTTTGCCAAACGCAATCGATCTACGATTTCCATGTGCTACAATCGACTGGAGCGCTGCGACGGATTCATGAACTGCCTGAATGGACGCGATGAGAAACAGTGCAGCATGTTGGTCACCGATGTGGCGGATCATATG TCACACGGTGCATCTGCTTCTGAGGGCTATCTCTACCACAACTATCGCGGGGACTGGCATCCTGTGTGCAACAATGGCGAAAAGTGGGCGGCTTCGGCCTGCGAGATGGATGTCAACAGCCGTATGGGTCACTCAGCTTTCTTGAATGTCAGTTTCCAAAGCCTCACTTTACCTGGTCCTTTTATTGAGCCCTCCCTGCAAGCTGGAGTCCACTTTGCTCAGGCATGTCACGGACGCAATAGCCATGATTCCCTGGTAGATCATGTGGCCTATGTCAAGTGTCCTCCGATGCAGTGCGGCCTGCCCTCTAAAACATCCATGTTGGAACACTCGAAGAGAGCAAAAAGAACGGTATCGGACTCGAAGGAAATCGTTGGCGATGGCCGCATCGTTGGTGGAAGTTATACAAGTGCACTCCAATGGCCATTTGTGGTTGCTATCTATAGGAATGGAAAGTTCCATTGCGGTGGAACCATTTATTCTGATCGTTGG ATCATAAGCGCTGCGCACTGTGTCATCAACTATGGAAAGTACTTTTATGAAGTGCGCGCTGGTCTCCTGCGGCGCACTAGTTACTCACCCGCCACTCAGATCCAGCCCGTCTCCCATGTGGTTGTGCACCAAGCCTACGAGCGGAGAAGCATGCGCAACGATCTCTCTCTGCTCCGCCTGCTTAATCCGCTGCAGTTCAATCGTTGGGTTAAACCTATTTGCCTTCCCGACAAGGGAAGAACCACTTTAGGAGACGATTGGATCTGGGGCCCTGTGGAAAATACACTGTGCACGGTGGTTGGTTGGGGAGCCATTCGAGAGAAGGGTCCAAGCA GTGATCCGATGCGTCAGGTTGTTGTGCCGATACGAAAGAAATGCACTGATCCCGAAGATCAGGCTTCAGAGGACATTTGTGCGGGCGATCCAGATGGAGGTCGTGATGCCTGCCAGGGTGATTCGGGTGGGCCGCTCTTCTGTCGCAGCGTCTCTAGCCCAGATGAGTTCTATCTGGCCGGAGTGGTAAGTCACGGCAATGGCTGTGCTCGTCCCCAGGAGTTTGGAGTCTACACGAGGGTCACTCTCTACCTGGACTGGCTGGAAATGGCCACCACTCCACAACTGTTGCCCAAACTTCAGCCTCTTCAACTCTGTCCCGGATTTATCTGCGTCTGGGGTGGCAAGCGGTGTATTGCCAAACGGCAGCGCTGCGATCGCAACGTGGATTGTTTGGGTGGCGAGGATGAGGTGGGATGTACCTACAACTTCTTGCCAGATATGGTGGGTGGAGTTCGACAGAACTTCAGCACCACAACTGAGAGTGACTATCATCCTGAAAAGAGTAAAATGCGGGAAATTATTCCCATTGAAGATGAAGATTTAAAGGCGGAACAAGACGATGAAGAGTTGTGGGAAAGCACAACGTCTTTGGAGCAAATAGAAACCACAGAGGGTCCGATGGACTTTGCTTTAACTGAACAAGTTACCTTAACGACCTCAGATGATATATCAGTAACAGAAGAAACCACGAGTACAGATTTTACAGTGAGTGATCCAGCCACTAGTCCTTCTACTCTAATGCCGTCGACGGGAAATCCTTCAACTTCGTTGCCATCCACAAGTGCGCCCCCTAATTTTGCACCCACAAATATGGAAACATCAACATTAGTATCTACTACAATTGAGTCTCAAGCTTCAACCTTACCAACAACTGTTGCCCAAACTTCGACTATGCCCACTTCAACTGAGGACTTGAAGAAACTCACTGATTTGGTAACTGAATTTATAGAGAGCACGACCTTTGAGGCCACAATGGATGTGGTGACGACTACTCCTTCGCTAACCACAACAGAACCtccaaaaacagcaacaacagaggGAGTGAAGGATACAACAACCACAGAAGATACAACCACAACTAGCAGCATTGTAACCTTTACCACCACGCCCTTAGCCACAATCTCGACTACAATTCCAACCACTGTAACCACATTAGCACCAACTACCACTACAGAATCCGCAAAGACGACGACAACGCAAAGTAGCAGCGCACATTCTCAAAATGATCACGTACAAATTCCTAACAAATTTGTGTGCAAGAA GATGCCTCAAATTGTGGATATTATGATGCGTTGTGATCGAAAAGTGGACTGCGAGGATGGAACTGATGAACTGGAGTGCACATGCAGGGATTACCTAAAGGGATCTCTAAAGAGTCTCATTTGCGATGGCAAGGCAGATTGCGAGGACCTCACGGATGAACAGGACTGCT TGGAATGTCAATCTAACGAGTTCCGTTGCCCGCTGTCCAAAACATGTTTGCCGTTGAGCAAACGCTGCGATAATGAAGTGGATTGCAAGTTTAAGGAAGATGAAAAGGATTGCT TTGCTTTGACCAATGGCCACGATGTGCACTTCGACGTGCACCAGCAGCCCAAGTTCAGCAGCACGGGAATCTTCTCCAGAAATGGCCATGGCGTGTGGCGCGTAGTCTGTGCGCACGAGACGGGCTATCACGAGCACCAGGCCAACACAGCAGATGCAGTGTGTGCTCTGCTTGGATTCAAGGGTGCGCACTACTTCAACAGCTCCGAGTTTGTGAGCCAGCAGGAAATGCACCCCATTACACCAGAGTTAAAGGGAGGCAGGAACCGCATGGCAGCTCGAATTCATTCCATGCTCGGTGACAATATTCAATTCACTGAGAACGAGGTCATAATACCTGAACTGGGACCGCCATCCGCTGCAAGACCAGAGAAGGATCGTCTGTTGCCCCGGAAGTGTGTCGGCATCTACGTGGAGTGCAATCCCTATTCCAATAAAACCACACCCCTAAAAACATTCAGTGCTGGACAAGCTGTCAAGGAAAAGCCCATTGAACAGGTACCTGTCCTATCGCCCACTATCGAGACGCACAACACTCCGAATGTGCACTTTAAGCCGCAAATTCCGGCGGTGGTCGTGAATAAAAAAGACGAAATATTGGATCGTCTGGACAAACTGATCAAGagtaagaaaaataaaaccatacTGGTTAATGAGGAGCTCCATGAAGCCATCGAGGAGCTGCACTGGCCCTGGTTGGCAGATGTCTATATGAATGGCGATCTCTGGTGCATCGGTGTGCTGATTGACAAACATTGGGTAATGGTCCACGAGAGCTGCCTGTCTGGCATCGATTTGGAGACTCACTACGTCAGCGTTTTGCTGGGCGGTGGCAAAACAAAGCGATCGGCCCACAGGAGCAATCACGAGCAGATTCGACGTGTGGACTGCTTTGAGGGAGTGCCCAAATCCAATGTACTACTTCTGCATTTGGAGCGACCAGTGCGCTTTACCCATCATGTGTTGCCTACCTTCCTGCCTGACAG CTCCCATCAAAATCAAAGCGATGCGAGGCAGTGCATCAGCGTGCTTCATGACGACGCCACAGGACGCATCAAAACAGTAGCCATTACACGGATACACAATGCTACCAACTGTGATTCCTGCTACAAGCTGCAGGAAAAGCAACCACCGGCCCATCTGATGCGCCTGTTAAATGTGAGTGCCGAGGATATGGCCTCCATTTCGGAGGAGGTGGAACTCATTAACGGCGTGGCCCCCACAGAGCTACCGGCCATTACCAAATTCACCAGCTGCAACCAGTTTGGGCTGAAAAATGTGAGCGATTCACATCACAATCCTAGCGATCAGGGTGTATTGGTTTGTCGGGACTCGCACACCGGCTGGTTCCCAACGGCCTTATTTAACTACAACAATTCCGATTGCCACAGTTTTAAACAGCCATTTGGTATTAGAACGTTGGAACTAGTATACAAATCGCTGCAGGATATCATAG ACAAACCCAGCTGCAAAATGCTGCTACCGGCCCCGGAATGCACCACCCATCGTTGCCTGCTGGGTACCTGTTTGCCGCAGGCTGCGATGTGCAATGGTCGATACGATTGTCATGATGGCAGTGATGAAGATGAAACCAAATGCCgacagcaaaagcagcagtgTGCCCCTGGCGAGATGAAGTGTCGGAGCAGCTTCAAATGCGTGCCGAAAAGCAAGTTTTGTGACCACATATCTGACTGCGAGGACATGACGGATGAGCCGACCATTTGCAGTTGCTTCACATATCTGCA AGCCACTGATCCCTCAAAGATATGTGATGGTAAGCGAAATTGCTGGGACAAAAGCGACGAGAGTTCAGTACTGTGTAACTGCACAGCCGATCACTTTCAGTGCAGTTC ctCTCCTGAAGATTGCATTCCACGGGATTTTGTGTGTGACAAAGAGAAGGACTGTCCCAATGGAGAGGATGAGCGGTATTGCTTTGGCATAGAGCACCCATTGCATCTGCAGAAGAAGGATTTCTGGTCCAACAGTCAGCACAC GCAACCGGAGAAAGCTCCACAGTACGGTCAAGTTATTGAACAGACCTATGGCATCTGGCATACGAAATGCTTTCCAAAAAGTAAACCCCCACAAGTGGATGAGGTGcgtgaaatatgcaaaaagtTGGGCTACAATCCATATAGGCAGCCCAGTTATCGATTGATTGACGATGAGGAGAACAAAGCCGTGCACACCTACGAGTTGGCGGATAGGCAAGGACGAAGTTTCAGTAATGAGTCGCTGATGGGCAAATATCGCGACTCAACGAAGGCGTTAATTATCAGCAAATTCTCGCCACTTCAACTGAATGATCGCCTTACGTTGTTCCTCAAGTCCAGCAGACCGATTGCCGAGTTGGTCAGGTGGAATGCCACCGACTCCAGCATGTGCTACAGACTGGAGATCAGATGTGCCTGA
- the LOC6533217 gene encoding small RNA degrading nuclease 5, whose product MMWTRTTIALRRIARSQSLNGKRSRMKEQMSAKQHERNEKKKKKLAALANLMELNDRDRLHEAELAKKRDAEDVDVEEQSPAKGDDEDDGFIVVGSKRKSRNRRHNTEQESESQTATGTSDPEEPVTKKGRNHEAGGDSLPQEIGTLSEDQYKQLTAELRRRKRELENVPALRLREMGQRASLETPQEARTPIFLTDIQNLIMCALIGQKSPCRPDRWCSVEKWLSLSHSVVVILEGLSLYHYLSNESQFEATNRIFSTKLEMLLPPQEEGQIIDEIAKIPLTNVQARKLIDEHGSLESAVELNKDPTLFVKTIFPIESNKSEPDDLHEDDKFPRTKLLLSALQMVDEGYPIPMQGELHTRFRDFKFTKKVYAPVTNRSPMFGVDCEMCHTEAGCNELTRISIVDEKYETVYETLVLPNNRITDYLTQYSGITAEIMEQVTKRLKVVQQEVSALLPPDAILVGQSLNSDLNAMKMMHPYVIDTSVCFNTSGTRRRKTKLKDLAKTFLQEIIQENCDGHDSIEDSRATLKLVKKKLANSIEFGDQILTQHKQLQDLANASSGDTISNNLFAHVAKRDKRTAIVTVGELQPRLKEVIEKAGEAAPKDHSSAVCVHEVSTPKEAVRKVNEVALENALTIANLRVPEQDFVLDSAERSVAKLDKTIERLWQSVAHNGLFLVLMGGSTECSKGVAKIAIKRLNGSES is encoded by the exons ATGATGTGGACCCGAACGACCATCGCCCTGCGAAGGATTGCTAGGTCGCAGAG CCTGAACGGTAAGCGCTCCAGGATGAAGGAACAGATGTCGGCCAAGCAGCACGAGCGCAAcgagaagaagaaaaagaagctgGCGGCCCTGGCGAATCTAATGGAGCTCAACGATCGCGATCGATTGCACGAGGcagagttggccaaaaaacgCGATGCGGAGGATGTCGATGTGGAGGAGCAGTCACCAGCGAAGGGGGATGACGAGGACGACGGCTTCATTGTGGTGGGCAGCAAACGCAAGTCGCGAAACCGTCGCCACAATACCGAGCAGGAGTCGGAATCACAAACTGCCACAGGAACATCAGATCCCGAAGAGCCGGTGACCAAGAAAGGACGCAACCACGAGGCTGGTGGTGATAGCCTGCCCCAGGAGATCGGCACACTATCCGAGGATCAGTACAAACAGTTGACGGCGGAGTTGAGGCGCCGCAAACGCGAGCTTGAGAACGTACCTGCCCTGCGACTGCGTGAGATGGGTCAGCGCGCCTCCCTGGAGACTCCCCAAGAGGCACGCACTCCCATCTTTCTGACTGACATCCAGAACCTGATAATGTGCGCCCTCATTGGCCAGAAGAGCCCCTGCCGGCCGGATCGGTGGTGCAGCGTGGAGAAGTGGCTCAGTCTGTCGCACAGTGTGGTGGTCATTCTGGAGGGACTATCGCTCTACCACTATCTGTCTAACGAGAGCCAGTTCGAGGCCACCAACAGGATATTCAGCACCAAGCTGGAGATGCTACTGCCACCGCAGGAGGAGGGTCAGATCATCGACGAGATAGCCAAG ATTCCTCTTACCAATGTGCAGGCACGCAAACTGATAGACGAGCACGGCTCCCTGGAGTCTGCTGTGGAGCTGAACAAAGATCCCACGTTGTTTGTCAAGACAATTTTTCCAATCGAAAGCAATAAATCTGAGCCGGATGACTTGCATGAGGATGACAAGTTTCCGCGCACTAAGCTCCTGCTGTCAGCCCTGCAAATGGTCGACGAGGGCTATCCCATTCCGATGCAAGGCGAGCTGCACACTCGCTTCCGAGACTTTAAGTTTACCAAGAAAGTGTACGCGCCGGTAACCAATCGCAGTCCTATGTTCGGCGTGGATTGTGAAATGTGTCACACGGAGGCGGGTTGTAACGAGCTAACCCGAATCTCTATTGTCGACGAAAAGTATGAAACCGTTTATGAAACGCTAGTGTTGCCAAATAACCGGATCACCGACTATCTGACGCAATACTCGGGCATAACCGCTGAAATAATGGAGCAGGTGACCAAGAGGCTGAAAGTTGTGCAGCAGGAAGTGTCCGCACTATTGCCTCCAGATGCCATCCTGGTGGGGCAGTCCCTAAACTCTGATTTGAACGCGATGAAAATGATGCATCCGTATGTAATCGACACCAGCGTGTGCTTCAACACATCTGGGACGCGACGACGCAAGACTAAGCTGAAGGATCTGGCCAAGACATTTTTACAGGAAATTATCCAGGAGAACTGCGACGGACACGATTCCATTGAGGATTCACGAGCCACGCTAAAGCTCGTCAAGAAGAAACTGGCGAACAGCATCGAGTTCGGCGACCAGATCCTCACGCAGCACAAGCAATTGCAGGACTTGGCGAACGCATCCAGCGGCGATACCATATCCAACAATCTGTTTGCACATGTTGCAAAGCGGGATAAGCGAACGGCCATTGTCACGGTCGGCGAGTTGCAGCCCCGTCTAAAGGAGGTGATCGAAAAGGCAGGTGAGGCAGCGCCCAAGGATCACAGTTCGGCGGTGTGTGTCCACGAGGTATCCACGCCCAAAGAAGCCGTTCGAAAGGTCAATGAAGTAGCACTGGAAAATGCCCTGACTATTGCCAACCTCCGTGTGCCAGAGCAGGACTTTGTGCTGGACAGTGCAGAGCGGAGTGTTGCCAAACTGGACAAAACCATCGAACGCTTGTGGCAGTCAGTTGCACACAACGGACTCTTCCTCGTCCTTATGGGCGGATCCACAGAGTGCTCGAAGGGCGTAGCCAAAATAGCCATCAAGCGACTGAATGGATCGGAAAGTTAG
- the LOC6533216 gene encoding innexin inx4, with protein MYAAVKPLSKYLQFKSVHIYDAIFTLHSKVTVALLLACTFLLSSKQYFGDPIQCFGDKDMDYVHAFCWIYGAYVSDNVTVAPLKNGAAQCRPDAVSKVVPPESRHYITYYQWVVLVLLLESFVFYLPAFLWKIWEGGRLKHLCDDFHKMAVCKDKSRTQIRVLVKYFSSDYKETHFRYFVSYVFCEILNLSISILNFLLLDVFFGGFWGRYRDALLSLYNGDYNTWNIITMEVFPKCAKCEMYKGGPSGSSNIYDYLCLLPLNILNEKIFAFLWLWFILVAMLVALKFMYRLATVLYPGMRLQLLRARARFMPKTHLQVALRNCSFGDWFVLMRVGNNISPEIFRKLLEELYEAQSLTKIPPGADEI; from the exons ATGTACGCAGCTGTAAAGCCGCTCTCCAAGTATCTGCAGTTCAAGTCGGTGCACATCTACGATGCCATTTTCACGCTGCACTCCAAAGTGACGGTGGCCCTGCTCTTGGCCTGCACCTTTCTGCTTTCCTCGAAACAATATTTCGGGGATCCTATCCAGTGTTTTGGGGACAAGGACATGGACTACGTGCACGCCTTTTGCTGGATCTACGGCGCCTATGTGAGCGACAATGTGACTGTGGCGCCCTTGAAAAATGGCGCTGCCCAGTGCCGACCAG ATGCTGTAAGTAAGGTGGTGCCACCGGAGAGTCGCCACTACATCACCTACTATCAATGGGTGGTGCTGGTCCTGCTCCTCGAGTCGTTCGTCTTTTATTTGCCCGCCTTTCTCTGGAAGATTTGGGAGGGCGGTCGTCTGAAGCACTTGTGCGATGATTTCCACAAGATGGCCGTTTGCAAGGACAAGAGCAGGACTCAAATTCGCGTGCTGGTCAAATACTTCTCCAGCGACTACAAGGAGACCCACTTTCGCTACTTTGTCAGCTACGTCTTTTGTGAGATACTGAACTTGAGCATCAGT ATTCTCAACTTTCTTCTATTGGACGTATTTTTCGGCGGTTTTTGGGGCCGCTACCGCGATGCCTTGCTATCGCTTTACAACGGTGATTATAACACGTGGAACATCATCACCATGGAGGTGTTTCCCAAGTGCGCCAAGTGCGAGATGTACAAGGGCGGCCCCAGCGGTTCGTCCAACATATACGACTACCTCTGCCTGCTGCCCCTGAATATACTGAACGAGAAGATCTTCGCCTTTCTGTGGCTGTGGTTTATACTGGTGGCCATGCTCGTTGCCCTAAAGTTCATGTACCGCCTGGCCACCGTTTTGTATCCCGGCATGCGCCTGCAGTTGCTGCGAGCCAGGGCACGTTTCATGCCCAAGACGCATCTGCAGGTGGCACTGCGCAATTGCAGTTTTGGCGACTGGTTCGTGCTGATGCGCGTGGGCAACAACATCAGCCCCGAGATATTCCGTAAGTTGCTGGAGGAGCTTTACGAAGCTCAGTCCTTGACCAAAATACCGCCGGGAGCGGATGAAATCTAA